A section of the Deinococcus cellulosilyticus NBRC 106333 = KACC 11606 genome encodes:
- the dtd gene encoding D-aminoacyl-tRNA deacylase yields MRIVLQRVKHASVTVEGQITGAIQQGFLLLVGVSHEDTLQDAELLASKIAKLRIFNDQDGKMNLSIDQVGGQILSVSQFTLFADWRKGNRPSFIRAAKPEQAKALWEEFNHFLRKQGLDVQTGIFAADMKVELFNDGPVTLILDSKETA; encoded by the coding sequence ATGCGCATTGTGCTTCAACGCGTGAAACATGCCTCGGTCACGGTGGAAGGTCAAATCACCGGAGCCATCCAGCAGGGTTTTCTGCTGCTGGTGGGTGTGTCCCACGAAGACACCCTGCAAGACGCTGAACTTCTGGCCTCCAAGATCGCAAAACTGCGCATCTTCAACGATCAGGACGGCAAGATGAACCTCTCCATCGATCAGGTGGGAGGCCAGATCCTTTCTGTGAGCCAGTTCACCCTCTTTGCAGACTGGCGCAAGGGAAACCGCCCCTCTTTCATCCGTGCTGCGAAACCTGAGCAGGCAAAAGCCCTGTGGGAAGAGTTCAACCACTTCCTGAGAAAGCAAGGGCTGGACGTGCAGACAGGCATTTTCGCTGCTGACATGAAAGTCGAACTCTTCAACGATGGTCCGGTGACCCTGATCCTCGACTCCAAGGAGACCGCATGA
- a CDS encoding DUF1844 domain-containing protein: MPNADFVGLVQSLLSTAEGAMGEFSPVHHRVQNDGLARDRAKKTVESSLRLLIMLQEKTRGNLDFTESDILSSAIQVVRDYHHQFEA; the protein is encoded by the coding sequence ATGCCAAACGCTGACTTTGTGGGACTGGTCCAGAGCCTCCTCTCCACCGCCGAGGGCGCGATGGGAGAATTCAGCCCGGTGCACCACCGGGTGCAGAACGATGGCCTCGCCAGAGACCGCGCCAAAAAGACCGTGGAAAGCAGCCTGAGACTCCTGATCATGCTGCAGGAAAAGACCCGGGGCAACCTGGACTTCACCGAGAGCGACATCCTCTCAAGCGCCATTCAGGTGGTGCGGGATTACCACCATCAATTTGAGGCCTGA